Proteins encoded within one genomic window of Rhododendron vialii isolate Sample 1 chromosome 1a, ASM3025357v1:
- the LOC131325549 gene encoding uncharacterized protein LOC131325549 isoform X2, giving the protein MIDRYWIAFFVALSLLVGAFDASAGDFDPIYRVCTEQCEKTGCVGERCFANCKVPSDGASLDGPWYMQEPLYLQWKHWDCQSDCRYHCMVDREKEKAALGHGPVKYHGKWPFVRVYGIQEPVSVALSALNLAMHFHGWVSFFILLNYKLPLKEDKKPYYDYAFFWNIYGLLSMNSWFWSAVFHSRDVDVTEKLDYSSAVALLGYSLILAIIRSFSVTKEAAQVMVSAPLIAFVTTHILYLNNYQLDYGWNMKVCVVMAAAQLLIRAVWAGVTRHPSSLKFWVAVLGGGLATLLEIYDFPPCEGFLDAHALWHATTIPLTYIWWSFIKDDAEF; this is encoded by the exons ATGATAGATCGTTATTGGATTGCTTTCTTTGTGGCGCTTTCACTTCTTGTTGGAGCATTTGATGCTAGTGCTGGCGATTTTGATCCAATTTACAG GGTTTGTACAGAACAATGTGAAAAGACTGGATGTGTGGGGGAAAGATGCTTTGCAAACTGCAAAGTCCCTTCAGATGGTGCCTCACTAGACGGTCCTTGGTACATGCAAGAACCTCTTTATTTGCAGTGGAAACATTGGGATTGCCAAAGTGATTGCCGTTACCATTGCATGGTGgacagagagaaagaaaaggcagCACTTGGTCATGGGCCTGTGAAGTATCATGGTAAATGGCCCTTTGTGCGTGTTTATGGGATACAG GAGCCAGTTTCCGTAGCTCTCTCAGCCCTCAACCTCGCAATGCATTTCCATGGTTGGGTATCATTTTTCATCCTTCTGAACTACAAGCTGCCCCTTAAAGAAGATAAGAAGCCGTACTATGACTATGCCTTCTTCTGGAATATCTATGGCCTCCTATCAATGAACTCATGGTTTTGGAGTGCTGTTTTCCACAGTCG GGATGTTGATGTGACAGAAAAGCTAGACTACTCATCTGCGGTGGCATTACTCGGTTACTCCCTCATACTGGCTATTATAAGAAGTTTCTCCGTGACAAAAGAGGCCGCCCAAGTCATGGTTTCTGCTCCGCTGATTGCTTTTGTAACGACGCATATCTTATACCTCAACAATTATCAACTTGACTATG GGTGGAACATGAAAGTGTGTGTTGTCATGGCTGCTGCTCAACTTCTCATTCGGGCAGTTTGGGCCGGCGTCACTCGCCATCCTTCTAGCTTGAAGTTTTGGGTGGCGGTTTTGGGTGGCGGCCTCGCAACGCTCCTAGAGATCTATGATTTCCCTCCATGCGAAGGATTTTTGGATGCCCATGCTCTTTGGCATGCCACTACGATCCCCCTCACCTACATTTGGTGGAGTTTCATCAAAGACGATGCAGAGTTCTGA
- the LOC131325549 gene encoding uncharacterized protein LOC131325549 isoform X1 has product MIDRYWIAFFVALSLLVGAFDASAGDFDPIYRVCTEQCEKTGCVGERCFANCKVPSDGASLDGPWYMQEPLYLQWKHWDCQSDCRYHCMVDREKEKAALGHGPVKYHGKWPFVRVYGIQEPVSVALSALNLAMHFHGWVSFFILLNYKLPLKEDKKPYYDYAFFWNIYGLLSMNSWFWSAVFHSRDVDVTEKLDYSSAVALLGYSLILAIIRSFSVTKEAAQVMVSAPLIAFVTTHILYLNNYQLDYGWNMKVCVVMAVAQLLIWAVWAGVNRHPSRLKLWVVVLGGGLAMLLEIYDFPPYEGFVDAHALWHATTIPLTYIWWSFIKDDAEFRTSSLLKKAK; this is encoded by the exons ATGATAGATCGTTATTGGATTGCTTTCTTTGTGGCGCTTTCACTTCTTGTTGGAGCATTTGATGCTAGTGCTGGCGATTTTGATCCAATTTACAG GGTTTGTACAGAACAATGTGAAAAGACTGGATGTGTGGGGGAAAGATGCTTTGCAAACTGCAAAGTCCCTTCAGATGGTGCCTCACTAGACGGTCCTTGGTACATGCAAGAACCTCTTTATTTGCAGTGGAAACATTGGGATTGCCAAAGTGATTGCCGTTACCATTGCATGGTGgacagagagaaagaaaaggcagCACTTGGTCATGGGCCTGTGAAGTATCATGGTAAATGGCCCTTTGTGCGTGTTTATGGGATACAG GAGCCAGTTTCCGTAGCTCTCTCAGCCCTCAACCTCGCAATGCATTTCCATGGTTGGGTATCATTTTTCATCCTTCTGAACTACAAGCTGCCCCTTAAAGAAGATAAGAAGCCGTACTATGACTATGCCTTCTTCTGGAATATCTATGGCCTCCTATCAATGAACTCATGGTTTTGGAGTGCTGTTTTCCACAGTCG GGATGTTGATGTGACAGAAAAGCTAGACTACTCATCTGCGGTGGCATTACTCGGTTACTCCCTCATACTGGCTATTATAAGAAGTTTCTCCGTGACAAAAGAGGCCGCCCAAGTCATGGTTTCTGCTCCGCTGATTGCTTTTGTAACGACGCATATCTTATACCTCAACAATTATCAACTTGACTATG GGTGGAACATGAAAGTTTGTGTTGTCATGGCTGTTGCTCAACTTCTCATTTGGGCAGTTTGGGCCGGCGTCAATCGCCATCCTTCTAGGTTGAAGTTATgggtggtggttttgggaggcGGCCTCGCAATGCTCCTAGAGATCTATGATTTCCCTCCATACGAAGGATTTGTGGATGCCCATGCTCTTTGGCATGCCACTACTATCCCCCTCACCTACATTTGGTGGAGTTTCATCAAAGATGATGCAGAGTTCCGAACTTCCAGCCTTTTGAAGAAGGCAAAGTAG
- the LOC131336434 gene encoding uncharacterized protein LOC131336434, with protein MLITERGIVPNICSYLFLKKNGRKSGTTEVLAQKRDLGENSRKQQGPIFPLRFSNAILAQSAVAVLGLGFIDAGYSGDWSRIGVISKEAEDLLKLAAFVVVPLCLLLILNFSKKHEA; from the exons ATGCTGATCACCGAGAGGGGCATCGTCCCCAACATCTGTTCTTATCTGTTTCTGAAGAAAAATGGCAGAAAATCAGGAACCACTGAAGTACTGGCTCAAAAGAGGGATTTGGGCGAGAATTCAAGGAAGCAACAGGGACCCATTTTCCCATTGAGATTTTCGAACGCAATTCTTGCTCAATCTGCTGTTGCTGTGCTGGGATTGGGATTCATCGATGCCGG GTACAGTGGAGATTGGTCAAGGATTGGAGTGATTTCGAAAGAAGCTGAGGATTTGCTAAAGCTTGCAGCATTTGTTGTAGTCCCATTGTGCCTTCTTCTAATACTTAATTTTTCCAAGAAGCATGAGGCTTGA